Proteins from one Cicer arietinum cultivar CDC Frontier isolate Library 1 chromosome 3, Cicar.CDCFrontier_v2.0, whole genome shotgun sequence genomic window:
- the LOC105851817 gene encoding sm-like protein LSM2 codes for MLFFSYFKDLVGREVTVELKNDLAIRGTLHSVDQYLNIKLENTRVVDQDKYPHMLSVRNCFIRGSVVRYVQLPPEGVDVELLHDATRREARGG; via the exons ATG TTGTTCTTCTCGTACTTCAAAGATTTGGTTGGAAGAGAAGTCACGGTAGAACTCAAGAACGATTTGGCCATCAGAGGAACATTGCATTCTGTTGATCAATACCTCAACATCAAGCTCGAAAATACTCGTGTTGTTGATCAAGACAAGTACCCTCACATG CTTTCTGTAAGGAATTGCTTCATCAGAGGATCGGTGGTTAGATACGTACAATTGCCTCCAGAAGGGGTGGACGTTGAACTATTGCATGATGCCACAAGGAGAGAAGCTCGGGGTGGTTGA
- the LOC101498367 gene encoding NADPH-dependent aldehyde reductase-like protein, chloroplastic: MASQSLHDRVAIVTGSSRGIGREIALHLASLGARLVINYTSNSNCADSVAAEINANQATPRAIIVHADVSDPDGVKSLFDSAEQAFNSPVHILVNSAGVLDAKYPTIENTTVESFDRIMNVNARGAFLCGKEAANRLKRGGGGRIILLTTSLVEALKPGYGAYTASKAAVEAMVKIMAKELKGTGITANCVAPGPVATEMFFEGKSEESVKKAVEESPFGRLGETKDIASVVGFLATDASEWINGQVIRVNGGYV, translated from the coding sequence ATGGCTTCTCAATCGCTACACGACAGAGTCGCCATCGTCACCGGCTCTTCCCGCGGAATCGGACGAGAAATCGCACTCCACCTAGCTTCGCTCGGCGCCAGACTCGTAATCAACTACACTTCAAACTCCAACTGCGCCGATTCAGTCGCAGCCGAAATCAACGCCAACCAAGCCACTCCACGAGCCATCATCGTCCACGCTGACGTGTCAGATCCAGATGGAGTGAAGTCTCTCTTCGACTCCGCCGAGCAAGCCTTCAACTCGCCGGTTCACATCCTAGTTAACTCAGCCGGCGTTCTCGACGCCAAGTACCCTACGATAGAGAACACGACCGTTGAAAGCTTCGACCGCATCATGAACGTGAATGCAAGGGGAGCGTTTCTCTGCGGGAAGGAGGCAGCGAACAGGTTAAAGCGCGGCGGCGGAGGCAGAATCATACTGTTGACGACTTCATTAGTGGAGGCGTTGAAGCCTGGTTACGGGGCGTACACGGCGTCAAAGGCGGCGGTGGAAGCGATGGTGAAGATTATGGCAAAGGAACTGAAGGGAACGGGGATTACGGCGAACTGCGTGGCGCCGGGACCTGTTGCGACGGAGATGTTTTTCGAGGGGAAGAGTGAGGAGTCGGTGAAGAAAGCTGTGGAAGAGAGTCCGTTTGGAAGACTCGGTGAGACGAAAGATATTGCTTCTGTTGTTGGGTTTTTGGCCACTGATGCTTCTGAATGGATTAATGGTCAAGTTATTCGTGTCAATGGTGGCTATGTTTAG